TTGTTCTTCTCCTTTACCATAAAGTAAGGCTCAGCTCTATCAGATATTTTTCCAGCACCTTTTACTATAACATATCCAATTTTAACACCCTTAGAAATTAAATAACCAGCTTTAGCTGCTTTCTTAGCTGCAACGACATGAGGAGCAGTAACATCATATTCATCTAAGTTTTTATCTATACTTTTCCATATTATTAAATCCTCAATCTTAAAGTTATATCTTCTTAAATCGAATATAACTGATTTAACATATTTAACGGCATCATCTACTTTACCAGTTTTAAGTATAAGCTCAATAACGTTAATTTGGACTTGTTTAGCCAAGTCACACCAGTCTCCTCTCACTGCTTCAAAACCTACTATATCTATTTTACCGTCCTCTGTTAAGCCAGCATAACGTTTCTTGTTCTCCGTAAAGAATACACGTTTATATACTTTATCTATCTTTATCTCAAGACCGAACTTTGTAGAAATTTCATTAATCAGAGAATTAACATCCCCTTTTCCTTTAACAAATATCGAATCAGTATCCCCATAAACAACTATAAAACCTTTCTCTTTTGCCATTTTTGCCGCTTCAGAGATTATTGCCCTACCCCAAGAAGTAACAGCTTCAGCACCTTCTTTGCTATACCATCTTGCCCCTAACCAACCCATATAACCATAAAAAGCATTAGCCATAATTTTTAATGCCCTTTGCCTAGCATCTAGTACTCTTCTTTCATATTCATCCGTAGTCTTTTCCATTAACTCTTTTACTTCTTTTCTTTCTTTAACTAATTTTTGCAAAACGTTCTTATATAAACCTGGAGGCTCTTTTCTAAACTTATACCCTGCTGGAGAAACCCAACAATCATCGCAATCTCCTTTAATTAAAGTATCTGGACCAATGTTATACTTAATCATTATAGAGGGATACATAGAAGAGAAATCTAATACGGTAACTTCTTCATGAATTCCAGGTAAAGGAGAAATTACAAGACCTCCTTCGTAACTTTCATATTCTCTTTCCTCTTTATTAGGTATTAATTCATTATACTTAAAAGCCTCCCTCATTAATAACCATTCTACTCTATACCCTACACTCGCCATGGAAAGTTGATCTAATGGCAAACCACTAATTTTTGTTAATTCTATACCAAATGGTACAAATACTTCGCCTAATAAATAAGCCGATTTTGCATCATCCATGTTGTATTTGAGGAGAATATCTCTTTTCTTCTCATCATCCCAATACTTAGGAATATCGTACCATTCTATAAGAGACCTTTTTTCCTTTGGCAATACCCCAAGATAATCAGCAACATTTTCTAAAGTTTTGACTTTTACTTCTTGAATGGATTGTGCAAATCCATAAATATCAACATTTAATCTCCCTGTAACTGAATAGTGACCATAAACACCTTGTGAAGGTTCTCCATTTATTCTTCTACCTACATCTAGTTTTAATCCTCTTATGTTTGCCCTTTCTAATAAATATGGCCAATCAAAATTATTCACATTATAACCAACTATAATGTCTGGGTCATATGTCTGAACAAAGTTTATGAAATCTCGGATTGCCTTTATGTCATCATATTTATCAGCTAAGAATTGTTTACCTCCTTCTTTAGTCCACACTCCTATTATAATTATAGGATCTCTCCTAGGATTAGGAGAACCGTACTTATTATAAACTTCGATATCAAAAGCCATCATTTTTAATTCTGGCATTTTATCCTCATAAATTCTGTTTATTTTCTTTAATTCATAAACCTTCTTTACTCTAAAATTATTCTCTTTCGCTTCTTCTATTTCAGCTTCTATCCAATAGAACGGTTTTAGATCATTATCTATTGCATATCTCATGTAAAAGCGAATATCAGCTTCTAATACATTTTTTACTCCATTGATTTTTGTTACCTCGTCACGGTAAACTCTGACATATGCTGGGATAACTGTTTCTATTCTAAGTACTTTTACTGGAGATCCAAAGTATTTCTTATCTTGTACTTCTTCTACTTTAGTTATAGGAGAATAAGATTTACTTAGTTTCAGAATTTCTTTCTTTATTTCTTCTATGTTAGCATTTTCATCTACTAATACATAAAAGTAAGGACGAAATTTCTTTTCAAGTAATACTACCCTATCATTATTCTTATCAATTGCCCAAATATAAATAACTGGCTTATTTTCAACTACATCATAAGAGAAATCAAGTATA
The nucleotide sequence above comes from Sulfurisphaera javensis. Encoded proteins:
- a CDS encoding DNA-directed DNA polymerase, whose amino-acid sequence is MIDNFFILDFSYDVVENKPVIYIWAIDKNNDRVVLLEKKFRPYFYVLVDENANIEEIKKEILKLSKSYSPITKVEEVQDKKYFGSPVKVLRIETVIPAYVRVYRDEVTKINGVKNVLEADIRFYMRYAIDNDLKPFYWIEAEIEEAKENNFRVKKVYELKKINRIYEDKMPELKMMAFDIEVYNKYGSPNPRRDPIIIIGVWTKEGGKQFLADKYDDIKAIRDFINFVQTYDPDIIVGYNVNNFDWPYLLERANIRGLKLDVGRRINGEPSQGVYGHYSVTGRLNVDIYGFAQSIQEVKVKTLENVADYLGVLPKEKRSLIEWYDIPKYWDDEKKRDILLKYNMDDAKSAYLLGEVFVPFGIELTKISGLPLDQLSMASVGYRVEWLLMREAFKYNELIPNKEEREYESYEGGLVISPLPGIHEEVTVLDFSSMYPSIMIKYNIGPDTLIKGDCDDCWVSPAGYKFRKEPPGLYKNVLQKLVKERKEVKELMEKTTDEYERRVLDARQRALKIMANAFYGYMGWLGARWYSKEGAEAVTSWGRAIISEAAKMAKEKGFIVVYGDTDSIFVKGKGDVNSLINEISTKFGLEIKIDKVYKRVFFTENKKRYAGLTEDGKIDIVGFEAVRGDWCDLAKQVQINVIELILKTGKVDDAVKYVKSVIFDLRRYNFKIEDLIIWKSIDKNLDEYDVTAPHVVAAKKAAKAGYLISKGVKIGYVIVKGAGKISDRAEPYFMVKEKNKIDVEYYVDKQIIPVAMRILEGFGIKESSLKTGGVDILSFFKK